The proteins below are encoded in one region of Neisseriales bacterium:
- a CDS encoding methyltransferase domain-containing protein, translating to MKTKSSTSYHQFARWLEKNALGRYVLRQETDFFCRITADMFGFYAIQLGLSAHQLLRDCRLTHYARVDTSRFANIRSEIDLLPLPYHSIDLIVMPHTLDFSPDPLAVLREASQLLIPGGHMVLTGFNPLSLWGMRHFIHKRAGIVPWCGAFFSLRHLKDWLKLLGLTIELGRFMLYRLPFSSYVQHGRWLDPAGDRWWPTGAGIYGIRAVKQVYGAHRLMPKWRPVNFKPAVVAESKNSICINHPSDS from the coding sequence ATGAAAACGAAAAGTAGTACTTCGTACCATCAATTTGCTCGATGGCTTGAAAAAAATGCCCTAGGGCGTTATGTCTTACGACAAGAAACAGATTTTTTTTGTCGTATAACAGCTGATATGTTTGGTTTTTATGCTATCCAACTTGGTTTATCAGCACATCAGCTATTGCGGGATTGTCGTTTAACGCATTATGCTCGAGTAGACACTTCTCGCTTTGCTAATATTCGCTCAGAAATAGATTTATTGCCTTTGCCTTACCATAGTATTGATTTGATCGTCATGCCGCATACACTTGATTTTAGTCCGGATCCTTTAGCCGTGCTGCGCGAAGCATCACAATTACTCATTCCTGGTGGACATATGGTTTTGACAGGATTTAATCCGCTATCTTTATGGGGGATGAGGCATTTCATACATAAAAGGGCAGGGATAGTGCCTTGGTGCGGAGCTTTTTTTAGCTTGCGTCATCTTAAAGATTGGCTGAAATTGCTCGGATTAACAATTGAACTGGGTCGCTTTATGCTCTATCGCTTACCTTTTTCATCCTATGTACAACATGGCCGATGGCTCGATCCAGCAGGGGATAGATGGTGGCCAACAGGCGCTGGTATATACGGTATCAGGGCAGTAAAACAAGTATATGGCGCACATCGCTTGATGCCAAAATGGCGACCAGTCAACTTTAAGCCAGCGGTTGTTGCGGAAAGCAAAAACTCTATTTGTATTAATCATCCAAGCGATTCATGA
- the rnhA gene encoding ribonuclease HI: protein MNTAKIKQKQVVIYTDGACKGNPGIGGWGALLCYHQHKKELWGGATATTNNRMEITAVIEGLRALDQPCNVTLYTDSQYVKKGISEWLNNWKISHWRTANKKPVKNKDLWQQLDNETTRHTIHWRWVKGHAGDTGNEWADKLANQGVLMAQQQVMASQAEKS, encoded by the coding sequence ATGAATACGGCTAAAATAAAACAAAAGCAGGTAGTTATTTACACAGACGGTGCATGTAAGGGTAATCCAGGAATAGGGGGGTGGGGTGCCTTGCTTTGTTACCATCAACATAAAAAGGAGCTATGGGGTGGCGCCACAGCAACAACGAACAATCGGATGGAAATAACCGCCGTGATTGAAGGATTAAGAGCCCTTGATCAACCGTGTAATGTGACGTTGTATACCGATTCTCAATATGTCAAAAAAGGGATCAGCGAATGGCTCAACAATTGGAAAATCAGCCATTGGCGAACTGCCAATAAAAAACCAGTGAAAAATAAAGATTTATGGCAGCAATTAGATAACGAAACAACGCGCCATACTATTCATTGGCGATGGGTAAAAGGACATGCTGGAGACACAGGCAATGAATGGGCTGATAAACTAGCCAATCAAGGTGTTTTAATGGCACAACAACAAGTCATGGCATCGCAAGCGGAAAAATCATGA
- a CDS encoding 2-C-methyl-D-erythritol 4-phosphate cytidylyltransferase, whose amino-acid sequence MVVSCIALVPAAGMGQRMDEKVPKQYQCIAGKPLLFYTLLALSKVPEITQLAVVLAPCDMHFDQFDWSAFKSLMVLRVGGRSRFQSVKLGIAALQQQGLIKPQDWLLVHDGVRCCIRPDQVTYFIQTLKDDEVGGVMAIPVSDTLKKTNTESRIIQTVEKSNLWLAQTPQMFRAYLLMKALKQEIEATDEASAIEYLGYRPTLVRGATNNIKVTYSTDLALATALLTFTHLHS is encoded by the coding sequence ATGGTTGTGTCATGCATTGCATTAGTGCCTGCTGCAGGTATGGGTCAACGTATGGATGAAAAAGTACCCAAACAGTATCAGTGCATTGCCGGAAAACCGTTATTATTTTATACCCTTCTTGCTTTATCAAAAGTACCTGAGATTACCCAATTGGCTGTGGTGCTTGCGCCTTGTGATATGCATTTTGATCAATTTGATTGGTCGGCTTTCAAATCACTTATGGTATTGAGAGTAGGGGGAAGGAGTCGCTTCCAAAGTGTGAAATTGGGTATTGCTGCTTTGCAACAACAAGGTTTGATTAAACCACAAGATTGGTTGTTGGTACATGATGGCGTACGTTGTTGCATTAGACCTGATCAAGTAACTTATTTTATTCAAACCCTCAAAGACGATGAAGTGGGGGGCGTTATGGCTATTCCCGTTTCGGATACGCTCAAAAAAACGAATACAGAATCTCGCATTATACAAACCGTTGAGAAAAGTAATTTGTGGCTTGCACAAACACCGCAAATGTTTCGTGCTTATTTATTGATGAAGGCTTTAAAACAAGAAATAGAAGCGACTGATGAAGCCTCTGCCATAGAATATTTAGGTTATCGACCAACCTTAGTGAGGGGCGCAACTAATAATATCAAAGTAACTTATTCGACTGATCTAGCTTTAGCAACAGCGTTGCTTACTTTTACTCATCTACACTCATAG
- a CDS encoding MFS transporter encodes MSQTSGENPTFSQKESVNHALVLAVCGIGMFTDAYDLFIASMAEPFVKQGFQVEGLLLGLMQAAAPLGAALGAFLVGMFADKFGRKSLMYVNMIAFIMVSLLSACAWNPESFMCFRFLVGFWVGADYPICASYLAEIARFKRGKSVAMIRIINAIGYPAGALAAFLIIQVDSSNTAWRWMFLLGAIPAIIGSLLRTKLPESFLWKAAQRIKTTFSGFVKICNPQYRKRTFIASSCYALKDISEYGIHMFMPTILMILQIHQSVDPFEKISNAFKVTIFTSLATLAGCIIARLIINKMDRRTFQSIWFFITAICLLSLGFGIFHPIFTSNTFIVSIFMLYNFFIALVGTTTYLIPAEIYETSIRATGHGFVASMGKIGAFVGTMFLPFLEHSIGIYIAVMIMSLPLFGGALLTLMYPRGIAETNLQ; translated from the coding sequence ATGAGTCAAACTAGCGGAGAAAATCCTACGTTCTCACAGAAAGAATCTGTGAACCATGCTTTAGTGCTAGCTGTTTGCGGGATTGGTATGTTTACTGATGCTTATGATTTATTTATTGCCTCCATGGCGGAGCCTTTTGTTAAACAAGGATTTCAGGTTGAAGGGCTTTTACTGGGATTAATGCAAGCCGCTGCACCCCTGGGAGCAGCTCTAGGAGCCTTCTTAGTAGGTATGTTTGCCGACAAATTTGGACGTAAATCACTCATGTATGTCAATATGATTGCATTTATTATGGTCTCTTTATTGTCGGCCTGTGCATGGAATCCAGAATCGTTTATGTGCTTTCGGTTTTTGGTAGGATTTTGGGTAGGGGCAGATTATCCAATTTGTGCATCTTACTTGGCTGAAATAGCTCGTTTTAAGCGAGGAAAATCCGTTGCTATGATTAGAATCATCAATGCAATTGGTTATCCAGCCGGAGCATTGGCGGCTTTTTTAATTATACAAGTAGATTCCTCCAATACAGCATGGCGCTGGATGTTCTTGCTCGGAGCCATCCCAGCGATCATTGGCTCGCTTTTACGTACAAAGTTACCTGAAAGCTTTCTGTGGAAAGCAGCACAGCGGATCAAAACAACCTTTAGCGGATTTGTAAAAATTTGTAATCCGCAGTACCGAAAGCGTACTTTCATTGCCTCGTCCTGCTATGCGTTAAAAGACATTTCCGAATACGGCATTCACATGTTTATGCCAACCATATTGATGATATTGCAAATTCATCAATCAGTAGATCCCTTTGAAAAAATCAGTAATGCTTTTAAAGTGACCATTTTTACATCCTTAGCAACACTCGCCGGATGTATTATAGCTAGGCTCATTATTAACAAAATGGATCGGCGTACCTTCCAAAGTATTTGGTTCTTTATCACAGCAATTTGTTTACTGTCTTTAGGGTTCGGAATATTCCATCCGATTTTTACCAGCAATACTTTTATTGTATCGATTTTTATGCTGTACAACTTTTTTATAGCACTAGTCGGAACAACAACCTATCTAATACCAGCAGAAATCTACGAAACATCCATCCGTGCAACGGGTCATGGTTTTGTTGCTAGCATGGGTAAGATAGGTGCGTTCGTCGGTACCATGTTTCTGCCATTCTTGGAGCACTCAATAGGAATCTATATAGCTGTCATGATCATGTCTTTACCACTTTTTGGGGGAGCTTTATTAACGTTAATGTATCCCCGTGGTATTGCTGAAACGAACTTACAATAA
- the dnaQ gene encoding DNA polymerase III subunit epsilon produces MRQVILDLETTGLDSAQGHRIVEFAGLEMVHRVLTGANYHTHVNPEREIEQEALLVHGITTEFLATKPTFDKVAHQIVEFIHGAELIIHNAAFDIGFLNIELKQLGMDPVEKICPNIIDTLQLAREMFPGKRNNLDALCDRFNIDRSDRTLHGAKKDCSLLAKIYLLLTRGQESLTMHVEAQGYLKAFSSILKVDKSALVLHKATEAENALHEAYLHQLGEKCLWRRYKE; encoded by the coding sequence ATGAGACAGGTTATTCTCGACCTAGAAACAACAGGGCTTGATTCAGCACAAGGCCATCGCATCGTTGAATTTGCTGGGCTTGAAATGGTGCATCGTGTACTAACGGGTGCAAATTATCATACCCATGTTAATCCTGAACGAGAAATTGAGCAAGAAGCCTTATTGGTGCATGGTATTACCACAGAATTCTTAGCAACAAAACCAACCTTTGATAAAGTAGCGCATCAAATTGTCGAATTTATTCATGGTGCAGAACTGATTATTCATAATGCAGCATTTGATATAGGATTCCTCAATATAGAATTGAAGCAATTGGGGATGGATCCGGTGGAAAAGATTTGTCCAAATATTATTGATACGCTTCAATTGGCACGAGAAATGTTCCCAGGTAAACGAAATAATTTAGATGCGTTATGCGACCGATTTAATATTGATCGATCAGATAGAACATTACATGGCGCTAAAAAAGACTGCAGTTTATTGGCCAAGATTTATTTGCTATTAACTCGTGGCCAGGAAAGTTTGACGATGCATGTCGAGGCACAAGGTTATCTTAAGGCCTTTTCGTCGATCTTAAAGGTGGATAAATCAGCTTTAGTGCTACACAAGGCAACCGAAGCGGAAAACGCTTTACATGAAGCCTATCTTCATCAATTAGGCGAAAAATGCTTATGGCGACGATATAAGGAATAG
- a CDS encoding HD domain-containing protein, which yields MTKEIIVAKIEKIMAQAADLDYMGEGVSQLTHALQSAYFAKKADGDAETIIAALLHDIGRLNAMEKGVSLEELDSGLGHEYLSGRLLRELYFTPKVCALARNHVAAKRYLVTNSKEYYDGLSEHSKYTLNLPHQRGRMTDLELLEFETDPYFEDSLKVRIADDKGKKADFIPPELEHYQAMIAQCIIL from the coding sequence ATGACAAAAGAAATCATTGTTGCAAAAATTGAAAAAATCATGGCTCAAGCAGCTGATTTGGACTATATGGGGGAGGGAGTCTCACAGCTTACCCATGCCCTACAAAGTGCTTACTTTGCGAAAAAGGCAGATGGTGATGCAGAAACAATCATCGCTGCACTGCTCCATGATATAGGACGTTTAAACGCTATGGAAAAGGGAGTAAGCCTTGAGGAATTAGACTCAGGGCTTGGTCACGAATACCTCAGTGGACGTTTATTGCGTGAACTATATTTCACACCGAAAGTGTGCGCACTAGCGCGTAATCACGTTGCGGCAAAGCGCTATTTAGTCACTAACTCAAAAGAGTACTATGACGGTTTAAGTGAACACAGCAAATATACCCTTAACTTACCTCACCAACGTGGTCGCATGACAGATCTTGAGTTACTCGAATTTGAAACCGATCCCTATTTTGAAGATTCGCTTAAAGTGCGTATTGCGGATGATAAAGGGAAAAAAGCCGATTTTATCCCTCCAGAATTAGAGCATTATCAAGCTATGATAGCGCAATGCATCATTCTATAA
- a CDS encoding 2-C-methyl-D-erythritol 2,4-cyclodiphosphate synthase — protein MCRVGQGYDIHALVTDRPLILGGVTIPFELGLLGHSDADVLLHAIIDSLLGAAGLGDIGRHFPDHDPALRAIDSRQLLRLTQQKIAVANFKVANIDATVIAQAPLLTPYLDVMRQNIASDLQITLQAVNVKAKTNERFGYIGQGEAIVAQAIALCSQCTSSKMDAMNCLKS, from the coding sequence ATATGTCGAGTGGGTCAGGGGTATGACATCCACGCTTTAGTAACAGATCGGCCGCTTATTTTGGGTGGCGTAACGATACCGTTCGAATTAGGTCTTTTAGGCCATTCTGATGCTGATGTATTGTTACATGCCATTATCGACAGTTTGTTAGGGGCAGCCGGATTGGGAGATATTGGACGTCATTTTCCAGATCACGACCCTGCCTTGCGTGCTATTGATAGCCGTCAATTGTTGCGGTTGACTCAACAGAAGATAGCGGTTGCAAATTTTAAAGTAGCTAATATTGATGCAACAGTCATTGCACAAGCTCCATTATTAACTCCTTATCTTGACGTGATGCGCCAAAATATTGCCTCGGATCTTCAGATAACATTGCAAGCTGTAAATGTCAAAGCAAAAACGAATGAGCGATTCGGTTATATTGGTCAAGGAGAAGCCATAGTAGCTCAAGCCATAGCGCTATGTAGCCAGTGCACAAGTTCTAAAATGGATGCAATGAATTGTTTAAAAAGTTAA